From a single Flavobacteriales bacterium genomic region:
- a CDS encoding fibronectin type III domain-containing protein produces the protein MMRIFLLSLSAALVFSNSYSQEAHHGGLVAKRIELLTAKGTRFVPVDLFKVVPSSSSTDALWKDACKAATLLQLDATKCTELIAEVDAFIRLTLPSPTGNVVLELERIDITTDDFSLIAASTGRRVELAKAAHYRGMIAGDPNSVVALSVFEEQVMGIISNGSGERVLGPLENDRTGFHILYHEDDLLGINNTMCGTTEATHSVVSDHGTDPVPDASRTTKCVRYYWEVGYDIYQNKGSLAATTSFITGLFNQSATLFANDGIDVTLSEVFVWDVASPYGQTTSNGRLNQFGVTRTSFNGDMAHLIDLGSYGGVAWLNTLCNAQTRYRMAYSGIYSSYSNVPTYSWSVEVVTHEQGHSLGSQHTHACSWNGNNTAIDGCGPTYGSQYSEGSCPIGPVPTSAVGGTIMSYCHLVSAGIKFVNGFGPQPTGRIVTAVNGASCLTVCGNSCDAPGSLFAAGVSATAATLTWAAIGATTYTLQWKPTSSGTWTTVTGIAGNTYPLTGLTATTSYDFRVLSVCGGTNSGYSATYTFISATPCPDNLEPNNSITTAGAIVLPRELNALIATAVDVDYYSFTTTVTSDIYITLSGLAGDYDLYLRNSSGTQLAYSQASGTSSESINYPNAAPGNYIIHVFGYNGAFSADQCYLLYANAVAQSCPVPSDLNADSITYNGALLEWGSNGVLGEFSLQYRVAPQGNWTTVAPVTQTSYSVTGLLPSTAYNFRVAKICAGGQLTYSGIGNFVTLALPCELAPTVVVAAKVFLDGPYNSSTQLMNDGLRTNGLIPTTQPYSQLGYTVLGALTTTSAVLAVSGNNAIVDWVLVELRGTSSPYAVVETRAGLLQRDGDIVAVNGTSALGFCVNPGNYRIAIRHRNHLACMSGSSFALSSTATSIDLTTSTTITYGTNARKISGNKMLLWAGNTEPDQELLYTGQNNDRDLILLTIGGITPTNSVTGYLLADVNLDGTVLYTGQNNDRDIILTNIGGVVPTATVLEQMP, from the coding sequence ATGATGAGGATATTCCTACTTAGTCTTAGTGCTGCTCTTGTGTTCTCTAATTCATATTCGCAGGAAGCGCATCATGGCGGTTTGGTCGCTAAGCGGATCGAATTATTGACCGCGAAAGGGACCCGTTTCGTTCCAGTGGATCTTTTCAAGGTTGTTCCGAGTTCATCAAGTACCGATGCCCTTTGGAAGGATGCATGCAAAGCGGCAACCCTCTTACAGTTGGATGCAACCAAGTGTACCGAGCTCATCGCGGAAGTTGATGCTTTTATCCGTTTAACGCTGCCATCACCAACGGGTAACGTGGTACTGGAACTTGAGCGCATTGACATTACGACGGATGATTTTTCCTTAATAGCGGCCAGCACAGGGCGCCGCGTGGAACTGGCAAAAGCTGCACATTACCGAGGCATGATAGCGGGTGACCCGAATTCAGTGGTCGCACTAAGTGTTTTTGAAGAACAGGTGATGGGAATTATCAGTAATGGATCGGGCGAGCGGGTACTTGGTCCACTTGAAAATGACAGGACCGGTTTTCATATTCTATATCATGAAGATGACCTCCTCGGAATCAACAATACGATGTGTGGCACTACGGAAGCTACGCATTCTGTTGTATCGGATCATGGAACGGACCCGGTGCCGGATGCTTCGCGCACAACGAAATGTGTTCGATACTATTGGGAGGTCGGCTATGACATTTATCAGAACAAGGGAAGTCTGGCTGCAACCACATCTTTTATAACCGGTTTATTCAATCAGTCGGCAACATTGTTCGCCAATGATGGTATCGATGTAACACTATCCGAAGTATTTGTTTGGGATGTAGCAAGTCCTTACGGACAAACAACTTCCAATGGTAGGTTGAATCAATTCGGTGTTACACGTACCAGTTTTAATGGTGACATGGCGCATTTGATCGACCTAGGGAGTTATGGTGGGGTTGCATGGCTTAATACGCTATGTAACGCGCAAACGAGATACCGCATGGCCTACAGTGGAATTTATTCCAGCTATTCGAATGTCCCTACTTACAGTTGGAGCGTTGAAGTAGTTACGCATGAACAAGGCCATAGTCTGGGAAGTCAGCATACGCATGCTTGCTCATGGAATGGGAACAATACGGCGATAGACGGCTGCGGCCCCACCTACGGTTCACAGTACTCCGAAGGCAGTTGCCCAATAGGCCCGGTACCTACATCTGCGGTGGGTGGCACGATCATGAGCTATTGCCATTTGGTCAGTGCAGGAATAAAGTTCGTCAATGGCTTCGGTCCTCAACCTACTGGCCGGATCGTGACTGCTGTCAATGGTGCGTCCTGCTTAACAGTTTGTGGAAATTCATGCGATGCTCCCGGAAGCCTTTTTGCAGCTGGAGTTTCCGCAACAGCGGCTACATTGACCTGGGCAGCGATCGGAGCTACAACTTATACGTTGCAGTGGAAACCGACTTCAAGCGGGACGTGGACAACCGTAACGGGAATTGCGGGCAACACCTATCCGCTTACAGGATTAACTGCGACCACATCCTATGACTTTCGTGTACTAAGCGTTTGTGGAGGCACCAATTCTGGTTACTCCGCAACATACACTTTCATTTCAGCAACTCCATGTCCGGATAATTTGGAACCCAATAATTCGATCACAACTGCCGGTGCAATAGTGCTTCCAAGAGAATTGAATGCGTTGATCGCAACAGCTGTGGATGTTGATTATTATTCATTCACGACCACTGTTACAAGCGATATTTATATTACCCTATCGGGTCTGGCCGGTGACTATGATCTTTATCTTAGGAATAGTTCAGGTACCCAACTGGCATACTCACAAGCTTCAGGAACGTCCTCCGAATCGATCAATTATCCGAACGCAGCGCCTGGGAATTATATCATCCACGTTTTTGGCTACAACGGAGCATTCAGTGCGGACCAATGTTATTTACTGTATGCCAATGCCGTTGCGCAGTCCTGTCCTGTGCCATCGGATCTAAATGCTGATTCAATAACCTATAATGGTGCGTTATTGGAATGGGGATCGAATGGGGTGCTAGGTGAATTCTCATTACAGTATCGGGTTGCGCCGCAAGGCAACTGGACAACGGTCGCTCCGGTCACACAGACCTCGTATTCGGTTACAGGGCTACTACCCAGTACAGCCTATAATTTTCGTGTAGCAAAGATCTGTGCGGGTGGGCAATTAACGTATTCGGGTATCGGTAATTTCGTAACGCTTGCGTTACCCTGCGAATTGGCGCCTACCGTGGTCGTTGCAGCGAAAGTGTTTTTGGATGGTCCGTATAATTCAAGTACCCAGCTCATGAATGATGGGTTGCGTACGAATGGTCTTATCCCCACAACACAACCTTACAGCCAACTGGGATACACGGTCCTTGGTGCATTGACCACTACTTCAGCTGTTCTGGCCGTGTCCGGTAATAACGCCATTGTTGACTGGGTCCTTGTCGAGTTACGCGGAACCAGTTCGCCCTATGCAGTTGTAGAAACCCGGGCGGGACTTTTACAGCGTGATGGAGATATCGTAGCAGTGAATGGAACGAGTGCATTAGGATTTTGTGTGAATCCAGGAAATTACAGGATCGCCATCCGTCATCGCAATCATTTGGCCTGTATGTCCGGATCATCCTTTGCGCTCAGCAGCACAGCAACTTCCATTGATCTCACAACGTCCACGACGATCACCTACGGCACTAACGCACGCAAAATTTCGGGTAATAAAATGCTGCTTTGGGCGGGAAACACTGAGCCGGACCAAGAGCTCCTTTACACGGGGCAGAACAACGACCGTGACCTCATCCTCCTGACTATCGGAGGGATTACGCCTACGAACTCCGTAACGGGTTATCTCCTTGCCGATGTGAACTTGGACGGTACCGTACTCTACACCGGACAGAACAACGACCGCGATATCATCCTCACGAATATCGGTGGCGTAGTGCCCACCGCCACTGTTTTGGAGCAGATGCCGTAG
- the ychF gene encoding redox-regulated ATPase YchF, translated as MKCGIVGLPNVGKSTLFNCLSNAKAQAANFPFCTIEPNVGIITVPDARLNKLAELVKPQRILPTTVEIVDIAGLVKGASKGEGLGNQFLGNIRECDAILHVLRCFDDPNVVHVDGNVDPVRDKEVIDIELQLKDLETVEARIKKVEKGASTGDKDAKKRFELLSKIREHLLKGESARAAIDENTDPVLLNEFQLLTTKPVMYVCNVDEKSAVTGNAYVEKVKAAVAHENAEVIFVTAAIEAEIASLDTPEEREMFLADMGLNEPGVNKLIHAAYHLLKLQTYFTAGVQEVRAWTIHQGDTGPKAAGVIHSDFEKGYIRAEVMAYADFITLGSEAACRAAGKLRVEGKEYIVKDGDVMHFLFNV; from the coding sequence TTGAAATGCGGCATTGTAGGCCTACCGAATGTAGGCAAGAGCACTTTGTTCAATTGTTTGAGCAATGCGAAAGCACAAGCAGCGAATTTTCCGTTCTGCACCATAGAACCCAATGTTGGCATCATTACAGTACCTGACGCTCGGTTGAATAAGCTTGCGGAACTCGTAAAGCCACAACGCATTCTACCTACAACGGTGGAGATCGTTGACATTGCCGGTCTGGTAAAAGGAGCGAGCAAGGGCGAAGGACTTGGGAATCAATTTCTAGGAAATATTCGTGAGTGCGATGCTATACTGCACGTATTGCGTTGCTTCGATGACCCGAACGTGGTTCATGTGGATGGCAATGTGGATCCTGTCCGTGACAAAGAAGTGATCGATATCGAATTGCAATTGAAGGATCTGGAAACGGTTGAGGCGCGGATCAAGAAAGTTGAGAAAGGAGCGAGCACTGGTGATAAGGATGCAAAGAAGCGGTTCGAACTGCTCTCCAAGATCCGCGAGCATTTGCTGAAAGGCGAAAGTGCCCGCGCAGCGATCGATGAGAATACCGATCCCGTATTGTTGAACGAGTTCCAACTTCTTACCACCAAGCCCGTGATGTACGTGTGCAACGTGGATGAGAAGAGTGCGGTAACCGGTAATGCATACGTCGAGAAAGTGAAGGCGGCAGTGGCACATGAGAATGCAGAAGTGATCTTCGTCACTGCTGCGATCGAAGCGGAGATCGCATCGCTGGACACCCCGGAAGAGCGCGAAATGTTTCTTGCTGACATGGGTTTGAATGAGCCGGGGGTGAACAAATTGATCCACGCAGCATACCACCTGTTGAAACTTCAGACCTACTTCACTGCGGGTGTTCAAGAAGTCCGTGCGTGGACGATACACCAAGGCGATACAGGTCCTAAGGCAGCTGGTGTTATTCACAGCGATTTCGAGAAAGGCTACATCCGAGCCGAGGTCATGGCCTACGCTGATTTCATTACGCTAGGCAGCGAAGCTGCTTGTCGCGCTGCGGGTAAACTGCGCGTGGAAGGGAAGGAGTATATCGTAAAGGATGGGGATGTGATGCACTTTTTGTTCAATGTGTGA
- a CDS encoding DNA gyrase/topoisomerase IV subunit A, which produces MSEELDQNEEQEETGGEDQPGKGIPGTGGNAAFSVSGMYRTWFLDYASYVILERAVPALYDGLKPVQRRILHSMDDLDDGRYNKVANIIGHTMQYHPHGDASIGDALVQLGQKDLLIDCQGNWGNTLTGDSAAAPRYIEARLSKFAKDVVFNPKTTEWQLSYDGRNKEPVNLPVKFPLLLAQGGEGIAVGLSCKVLPHNFVELIDASIACLRKRSFDLVPDFPTGGMADAQNYNEGKRGGRIRTRARIRKEDNKTLIIHEIPFGTTTTNLIESIIKANDKGKIKVRHIEDNTAENAEILIHLAAGVSPDTTIDALYAFTDCEISIAPNAVVIETGTGPNGGDKPRFIGVIELLRISTANTLRLLELELKIKKGELQEQWHFSSLEKIFIEKKVYRKIEDAETWEQVISFIDKGLKPHIHELRRPVTEEDIVRLTEIKIKRISKFDAFKADEHIRNLEDTLAEVQNKLDHIVDHAVEHFKDLKKKYAAGRERKTEIRTFDTIVATAVAVANRKLYVDRAEGFAGWGLRNFELVGECSDIDDIIVFRDDGTMMVTKVADKKFIGKGILHVGVWKKGDDRTIYHLIYQDGPKGAYFMKRFTVTAITRDKEYDMTNGVKGSKIEYFTVNPDGASETVQILLRPRPNLRKNKFDIDFAKLGVKGRGSKGNLLTRYLVSKITQKERGGSTLGAIPIWFDETIRRLNDTGHGRYLGRFTGDDRILAILSNGTYQLFPFTLSTHFPDAALTIVKWNPKVVVSAVYWEGEKQQYQVKRFMVEQSKEPVHFITDHADSKLAIHSLVPHPNITVRFDKRSNDRPDEVVDLEDFITVKGYKALGNRLTQYKVKDLELMDPVFTPMTPDLEEKQSMLISDDEIGNLDPPEEEGLEESPMKKFRRAKAAEEDERSPNDPLLGDSPGKQIKLGLD; this is translated from the coding sequence ATGAGCGAAGAATTGGACCAGAACGAAGAACAGGAAGAGACCGGTGGTGAAGACCAACCGGGTAAAGGCATTCCCGGAACAGGCGGCAACGCAGCGTTCTCGGTAAGCGGTATGTACCGGACATGGTTCCTGGATTATGCGAGCTACGTGATCCTGGAACGTGCAGTGCCAGCATTGTACGATGGACTGAAACCCGTGCAACGCCGTATCCTGCATAGCATGGATGATCTGGATGATGGCCGCTACAACAAAGTGGCGAATATCATCGGACATACCATGCAGTACCATCCGCATGGTGATGCCAGTATCGGTGATGCGCTGGTCCAACTTGGACAGAAGGACCTGTTGATAGACTGCCAAGGAAACTGGGGCAACACACTTACCGGCGATAGTGCAGCTGCACCACGTTACATCGAAGCACGACTCAGCAAATTCGCGAAGGATGTTGTCTTCAACCCGAAGACGACCGAGTGGCAATTGAGCTATGACGGCAGGAACAAGGAACCCGTTAATCTACCTGTGAAATTCCCGTTGTTGTTGGCGCAAGGTGGAGAAGGAATTGCCGTAGGTCTGAGTTGCAAAGTGCTTCCGCACAATTTCGTGGAACTCATCGATGCAAGTATTGCATGCCTTCGGAAACGTTCATTCGATCTGGTGCCCGACTTCCCAACAGGCGGCATGGCCGATGCGCAGAACTACAATGAAGGGAAGCGCGGTGGTCGCATACGTACGCGAGCTCGGATCCGAAAGGAGGATAACAAGACGCTGATCATCCACGAGATCCCGTTCGGTACGACTACCACCAATTTGATCGAGAGCATCATCAAGGCCAATGACAAGGGCAAGATCAAGGTTCGGCACATCGAGGATAACACCGCCGAGAATGCGGAGATCCTTATCCATTTGGCAGCTGGTGTTAGTCCGGATACGACCATTGATGCATTGTATGCGTTCACCGATTGCGAGATCAGTATTGCGCCCAATGCTGTTGTGATCGAAACGGGTACAGGCCCGAATGGTGGTGATAAGCCACGCTTTATCGGAGTGATCGAACTGTTGAGGATCAGCACCGCGAATACGTTGCGGCTGTTGGAGTTGGAGCTGAAGATCAAGAAGGGAGAACTTCAGGAGCAATGGCATTTCTCATCGTTGGAGAAGATCTTCATTGAAAAGAAAGTGTACCGCAAGATCGAAGATGCTGAGACCTGGGAACAGGTGATCTCATTCATTGATAAAGGGTTGAAGCCGCATATCCATGAATTGCGTCGCCCGGTTACGGAAGAGGATATCGTGCGGTTAACGGAGATCAAGATCAAACGGATCTCCAAGTTCGATGCGTTCAAAGCCGATGAACACATCCGCAATTTGGAAGACACATTGGCCGAAGTGCAGAACAAGCTGGATCATATCGTGGACCACGCCGTTGAGCATTTCAAGGACCTAAAGAAGAAGTATGCGGCGGGCCGCGAGCGCAAGACCGAGATCCGCACGTTCGATACGATCGTTGCTACGGCAGTCGCCGTTGCTAACCGTAAGCTTTACGTGGATCGTGCCGAAGGATTTGCCGGATGGGGTCTACGGAATTTCGAGCTGGTAGGCGAGTGTTCAGATATTGATGATATCATCGTATTCCGCGACGATGGAACGATGATGGTGACCAAGGTTGCCGATAAAAAATTCATTGGCAAAGGAATTCTGCACGTCGGCGTTTGGAAGAAAGGTGATGACCGTACGATCTACCACTTGATCTACCAGGATGGTCCGAAGGGTGCGTATTTCATGAAGCGCTTTACGGTAACGGCCATTACGCGGGACAAGGAGTACGATATGACCAATGGTGTCAAAGGCTCCAAGATCGAGTACTTCACGGTGAACCCGGACGGTGCTTCAGAGACCGTTCAGATCCTGCTACGTCCACGGCCGAATCTGCGGAAGAACAAGTTCGATATTGATTTTGCGAAACTGGGTGTGAAAGGTCGCGGATCCAAGGGAAACTTGCTGACGCGTTATTTGGTGAGCAAGATCACCCAAAAGGAACGTGGCGGATCAACGCTTGGAGCGATACCGATCTGGTTCGATGAAACGATACGTCGGTTGAATGATACCGGCCACGGTCGATACCTCGGTCGGTTCACAGGCGATGATCGGATCCTTGCCATACTGAGCAATGGTACCTATCAACTTTTCCCGTTCACATTGAGCACGCACTTCCCGGATGCGGCATTGACCATCGTGAAATGGAATCCGAAGGTCGTTGTAAGTGCGGTGTATTGGGAAGGTGAGAAGCAGCAATACCAAGTGAAGCGATTCATGGTTGAGCAGAGCAAGGAACCGGTGCACTTCATTACGGATCATGCTGATAGCAAATTGGCGATCCATAGCTTGGTTCCGCATCCGAACATAACCGTTCGGTTTGATAAGCGCAGCAATGATCGACCCGATGAGGTTGTGGACCTGGAGGACTTCATCACGGTAAAAGGTTATAAAGCATTGGGTAACCGACTTACACAGTACAAAGTGAAGGATCTTGAACTTATGGATCCGGTCTTCACACCGATGACCCCGGACCTGGAGGAAAAACAATCCATGTTGATCTCCGATGATGAGATAGGCAATCTTGATCCACCGGAGGAAGAAGGGTTGGAGGAATCGCCGATGAAGAAATTCCGTCGAGCAAAAGCTGCTGAAGAAGATGAACGTTCGCCTAACGATCCGCTACTAGGAGATTCCCCAGGCAAGCAGATCAAACTAGGATTGGATTGA
- a CDS encoding M3 family metallopeptidase, which yields MNPFAAESTLPFHAPPFDKIKTSDFQPAIEQGMAAQLKEVEAIANSADAPTFENTIVAIERTGQMLVRASSTFFNLTGSATNDSLQAIKEDLAPKLAAHGDAISLDPKLFVRIKALYDQRTTLGLDPVSDRLLERYYTRFVRSGALLDEEAKTQMKKLNEEEAGLKTKFEDNILKERAALAVVVDDVKQLDGLTPDAIEAAAAAAKAKGQEGKWLIDLRNTTSQPALTDLKDRALRERVFKASISRNSHGGEYDNSKIITRLAQLRAEKAKLLGFPNWGAYVMDDQMAKDPATAMKLLSGMAPAAAKNAKAELAKLQALADKQKAGIQVEAWDWDFYAEQVRKAEFDLDEAAVKPYLEFESVLQNGVFYAANQLYGLSFKERKDLPVYQPDVRVFDIIDTNGEAIGLFYGDYYARDNKNGGAWMSSFVDQSTLLENQPVITQNCNYIKPAAGQPLLLSWDDVTTLFHEFGHALHGMMSDQKYPKFSGTATSTDFVEFPSQVNENWAMVPQVFNNYAKHYDTGVVMPKELAVKLRKASKFNQGYATTEYLAAALLDLEWHSLSADAPRVTDVAAFEAAALKKYGLDIAQVPPRYKSCYFNHSWTDYAANYYAYIWSEVMDADAFAWFNEHGGLTRANGDKFRAAILSQGGSKPEEQMYRDFTGRDPRVEPLLVKRGLK from the coding sequence ATGAATCCCTTCGCAGCAGAAAGTACATTGCCCTTTCATGCACCACCTTTCGATAAGATCAAGACCAGTGATTTCCAACCGGCGATCGAGCAGGGTATGGCTGCACAGTTGAAAGAGGTGGAAGCTATTGCGAACAGCGCGGATGCTCCTACATTCGAGAATACGATCGTGGCCATTGAGAGAACAGGTCAAATGCTCGTACGTGCTTCATCCACGTTCTTCAACCTGACTGGAAGCGCAACAAACGACAGCTTGCAAGCGATCAAAGAGGATCTAGCACCGAAGTTGGCAGCACACGGTGATGCGATCAGTTTGGATCCGAAACTCTTCGTCCGCATTAAAGCATTGTACGACCAGCGCACCACATTAGGTCTGGACCCTGTTTCTGACCGTTTGTTGGAGCGGTACTACACCCGCTTCGTGCGTTCTGGTGCCTTGCTGGATGAGGAGGCCAAAACGCAGATGAAGAAGTTGAACGAGGAAGAAGCTGGATTGAAGACCAAGTTCGAGGATAACATATTGAAAGAGCGTGCGGCATTGGCCGTTGTCGTGGATGATGTGAAGCAGTTGGATGGCTTAACTCCAGATGCGATCGAAGCGGCAGCAGCGGCGGCAAAGGCAAAAGGGCAGGAGGGCAAGTGGTTGATCGATCTGCGGAACACAACGTCCCAACCAGCATTGACCGACTTGAAAGATCGCGCATTACGCGAGCGTGTTTTCAAAGCGTCGATCTCGCGTAACAGCCACGGCGGCGAATACGACAACAGCAAGATCATTACCCGGTTGGCACAGTTGCGCGCGGAAAAGGCCAAGCTGTTGGGCTTCCCGAATTGGGGTGCGTATGTGATGGACGATCAGATGGCGAAGGACCCGGCCACCGCGATGAAGTTATTGAGCGGCATGGCCCCGGCGGCCGCCAAGAATGCAAAAGCGGAACTCGCAAAATTGCAGGCCTTGGCAGACAAACAGAAAGCGGGTATCCAAGTGGAGGCCTGGGATTGGGACTTCTACGCCGAGCAAGTGCGCAAGGCCGAATTCGATCTGGACGAAGCTGCCGTTAAGCCCTATTTGGAGTTCGAAAGCGTATTGCAGAACGGTGTGTTCTACGCAGCGAACCAGTTGTACGGACTGTCATTCAAAGAGCGCAAGGACCTACCGGTCTATCAGCCGGACGTGCGCGTCTTCGACATCATCGACACCAACGGTGAAGCGATCGGTCTGTTCTACGGCGACTACTACGCACGCGACAACAAGAACGGCGGTGCGTGGATGAGCAGCTTCGTGGACCAGAGCACCTTGCTTGAAAATCAGCCGGTGATCACCCAGAACTGCAACTACATCAAGCCCGCTGCTGGTCAACCCTTGCTCTTGAGCTGGGACGATGTGACCACGCTCTTCCATGAGTTTGGTCATGCGCTGCACGGCATGATGTCCGACCAGAAGTATCCGAAGTTCAGCGGTACCGCTACAAGCACCGACTTTGTGGAATTCCCAAGTCAGGTGAATGAGAATTGGGCTATGGTGCCGCAGGTCTTCAACAACTACGCGAAGCATTACGATACCGGTGTAGTGATGCCGAAGGAGCTCGCAGTGAAACTACGGAAGGCCAGCAAATTCAACCAAGGCTATGCCACCACTGAGTACTTGGCCGCTGCATTGCTCGATCTGGAATGGCACAGCTTAAGTGCCGATGCACCGCGTGTTACCGACGTTGCCGCATTCGAAGCCGCTGCCTTGAAGAAGTACGGTTTGGACATTGCGCAGGTACCACCACGCTACAAGAGCTGCTACTTCAATCATAGCTGGACGGATTATGCGGCCAACTACTACGCCTACATCTGGAGCGAAGTGATGGATGCCGATGCCTTCGCGTGGTTCAACGAACACGGCGGATTGACCCGTGCGAACGGAGATAAGTTCCGCGCAGCGATCCTGAGCCAAGGTGGCAGTAAGCCGGAAGAGCAGATGTACCGCGACTTTACAGGCAGGGATCCACGCGTGGAACCGTTGCTCGTGAAGCGGGGACTGAAGTAG
- a CDS encoding type IIA DNA topoisomerase subunit B — protein MSEAIYNEDNIRSLDWKEHIRLRPGMYIGKLGDGSSFDDGVYILIKEVLDNCIDEFVMGHGKKVDVIIEGTRVEVRDYGRGVPLGKVVDVVSKINTGAKYDSKAFKKSVGLNGVGTKAVNALSGYFKIESVRDGQMKRAEFDRGVLRKDEKLVKTDESNGTRVVFEPDAEMFKSYQFRTQHIERLLWNYCYLNTGLAIYFNGQKYQSKNGLLDLLEVKMDGDPLYPIIHLKGNDIEVAITHANHYGEEYYSFVNGQHTTQGGTHQGAFREAVAKTIKDYFKKDWEAGDVRTGIVAAISVKVMEPVFESQTKTKLGSLEVEPGGQSMRSFIGDFMGRELNNFLHKNTEVADVLQQRILNNERERKELSGIRKLARDRAKKASLHNRKLRDCRIHLNDPKKDDRKEGSTLFITEGDSASGSITKSRDVNLQAVFSLKGKPLNCYGLTKKVVYENEEFNLIQAALNIEDGMDGLRYNRIVIATDADVDGMHIRLLLMTFFLQFFPDLVKNDHLYILQTPLFRVRNKKETIYCYSDEERQRALIKLGKTAEITRFKGLGEISPDEFKNFIGEDIRLEPVMITKDAVVQELLGFYMGKNTPTRQEFIIANLVVEKDLVEEIAEDPVKTIARKLEANEVEMDV, from the coding sequence ATGAGTGAAGCGATCTATAACGAAGACAATATCCGGTCCCTCGATTGGAAAGAACACATCCGGTTACGACCGGGTATGTACATCGGGAAACTAGGCGATGGTAGCAGTTTCGATGATGGTGTGTACATCCTGATCAAGGAAGTGCTGGACAATTGCATCGACGAATTCGTGATGGGCCACGGTAAGAAAGTGGACGTCATCATTGAAGGAACACGCGTGGAAGTGCGAGACTATGGGCGTGGTGTGCCGTTAGGGAAGGTGGTGGATGTTGTGAGCAAGATCAACACCGGTGCCAAGTATGACAGTAAGGCATTCAAGAAGAGCGTGGGACTGAACGGAGTAGGTACCAAGGCGGTGAATGCCTTAAGCGGTTATTTCAAGATCGAAAGTGTACGCGATGGCCAGATGAAGCGGGCTGAATTTGATCGCGGTGTGTTACGGAAGGACGAGAAATTGGTGAAGACAGACGAGTCCAACGGAACCCGAGTGGTGTTCGAGCCGGACGCGGAGATGTTCAAGAGCTACCAGTTCAGGACCCAGCACATAGAACGCTTGCTTTGGAATTATTGCTACTTGAACACGGGTCTTGCGATCTACTTCAACGGGCAGAAGTATCAAAGCAAGAATGGACTCTTGGATCTGCTGGAGGTGAAGATGGATGGCGACCCGCTTTATCCGATCATTCACTTGAAAGGCAATGATATCGAGGTGGCCATCACACACGCGAACCATTATGGTGAGGAGTATTACAGCTTCGTGAATGGCCAGCATACCACGCAAGGAGGTACGCACCAAGGAGCGTTCAGGGAGGCAGTTGCCAAAACGATAAAGGACTACTTTAAGAAGGATTGGGAAGCAGGCGATGTGCGCACCGGTATAGTGGCAGCGATCAGCGTAAAGGTGATGGAGCCGGTCTTCGAAAGCCAGACCAAGACCAAGTTGGGAAGTTTGGAAGTGGAACCAGGTGGGCAGAGCATGCGCTCGTTCATTGGTGATTTCATGGGCCGCGAGCTCAATAACTTTCTTCACAAGAATACGGAAGTAGCAGATGTGCTTCAACAACGCATCCTCAACAACGAACGGGAGCGTAAGGAACTCAGCGGCATTCGCAAACTGGCCAGGGATCGTGCGAAGAAGGCAAGCTTGCACAACCGCAAATTGCGCGATTGCCGCATCCACCTCAACGATCCGAAGAAGGACGACCGCAAAGAGGGTAGCACGCTCTTCATCACGGAAGGAGACAGTGCCAGTGGTAGTATTACGAAAAGCCGCGATGTGAATCTGCAAGCCGTATTCAGTTTGAAAGGAAAGCCATTGAACTGTTACGGATTAACGAAAAAGGTGGTTTACGAGAACGAGGAATTCAACCTGATCCAAGCGGCGCTGAACATCGAGGATGGCATGGACGGTCTGCGCTACAATCGGATCGTGATCGCGACGGATGCGGACGTTGACGGTATGCACATCAGGTTATTGCTCATGACCTTCTTCCTGCAATTCTTTCCGGACCTCGTGAAGAACGATCACTTATACATTCTGCAAACGCCGCTGTTCCGTGTGCGGAACAAGAAAGAGACCATCTACTGTTACAGCGACGAGGAGCGGCAACGTGCGCTGATCAAGTTGGGCAAGACCGCGGAGATCACCCGGTTCAAAGGATTGGGTGAGATCAGTCCGGATGAATTCAAGAACTTCATTGGCGAGGATATCCGCTTGGAGCCAGTGATGATCACCAAGGATGCCGTGGTGCAGGAACTCCTCGGTTTCTACATGGGCAAGAACACGCCTACACGCCAAGAGTTCATCATTGCCAATTTGGTGGTGGAGAAGGATCTTGTGGAAGAGATCGCGGAAGATCCGGTAAAGACCATTGCGCGCAAATTGGAGGCGAACGAAGTGGAAATGGACGTATGA